The DNA sequence TTCTAAGATGAGAAATATCTGGTTCCTAACCGCAAGCCAGTTGTAatgggaaggatttgagataACTTATTGGTCTAATGCGTATAACTACTGCAGCATgcaaatagcatgcccccacgCCGAAATAAGCAGCTTAGTTCTCATAAGTAATGGTCTAGCTATTAACTGAATGCACTGAATTAATGATTCTACTAGACCATTTTGAGTGTGTACATGAGCAACATGCTCTTCTATTATAATTCCAGCTAACACACAATAATCATTAAATGCCTGAGAtataaattcaccagcattatcaagatgTATTGTCTTTATAACATAGATTGAAAAATgagtttttaattatttgagCTAGCAATCTCGCAAATGCCATATTGCGAGTTGACAGTAAACAAACATGGGACCAACGTGAAGATGCATCTATTAAAACCATGAAATATTTAAACGGCCCACATGAGGTGAATGAGCCCACATATATCACCCCGAATACGTTCCAAAAAAGATAGTGATTTAATCCCAATTTTTTTTGTGATGGTCttgtaattaattttctttgtgAACAAGCAGCACATGAGAATTCATTAAATTGAACAATTGTATGTTCCTTTAGAAGATGGCCAGATAAATTTTTGATGATTCTTCTCATCATGATTGAACCTGGATGTCCTAACCAGTCATGCAAAAttgtaaatatatttatatttgtaaacttctggtttattATGGCATGTGATTCCACATTATTAATAGTGGTATAGTACAAACTAAAAGAGAGAGTGGGAAGTTTTTCTAAAACATTAAAGACGATCACATGTCATAAAAGACGATCATCGGCCatgatatataaaaaaaatttattgtattgTATAGATGATCACAGGCCAtggcataaaaaaaattagaagaataaagtggataaaagagaaaaaaaaattacttagcCTTAGAGCTTAGTTGATTAGGACGTCGTGCTGATAATGtgttacaaaaataaatattagggttgagaaggaaagaaagaTGAAAGAGAATAGAAAGAATAagagataattttattaatGATTGGTATATACATAAAACTTTAAAGAAGGCTATTTATATAGTCAAGGATCTAACTCCTAACTTACTGAGCTAAATTGACTGATTCtatttatttgaaatttaaaatacagTTACAGTCTAGAGCATTCATAAcagatatatttataataagatGAGGTTTTTAGGACAAATgctaatatattttaaataaaataaaaagtgtaatgtcttttgaatttagaagtatcaattttaaacattaaattttatttttaaattttaaattttaaattctaaattttaaattctaaattttaaaattatgaattctaaattttaaatcttaaattttaaattttaaatttgagtcatttatataaaatataataataaataatgaatatttatttaattaacaaaaagtGTAACACTCCTTACTTAGCAAGGAGCATTTAAGGAtgcattatttttaaaatggaGACTTGATATATTTAAGAGAAGTTTGTTAGGTTAAATAGATAatttaaatagataattttaattaaataaataaaaaataatatttggactcaaaattaacttttagtcaaaatttgttatatttttagtaaattattagattgaaattgagatatttatattaaaatttaagatatttgaattgaattattaaaaaatatttaaaaattaaaaaatagaaaacttgaaaaaaactttaaataaactaaacaaatcaaattatttatttcacggGATCTAATTTATAAGTAAATAGAGTCTAATTCATTAAATAACTCATTATCTTAGATTAGGAGTGAAAAtgttttataaataaagatagtTTTTTTAGAATATCAGAGAATTAGGGTGTTAAAAAAAGTTAAGATGATTAAAaagctatttttgaaaaataaaaataattttattaaaattctgGAGACGAAAAAAGAATGTAATGGGAAAAAATATGGCTAATAGACTgtatatgataaaaataatgcATGTTAGAAAAGTATCAGTGCAGAAAGTAGTGCAGGAGGTATTTTAAGCATATAAAGCAATTTATGAAGAACGTAGAGATGTTGTGCGGAAGTCATTAGGTAAATGACAAAAGAGTTATAACgagtttaaatttaaatgtgTCATAATTTATATGCtacaaaataaataagagaaatttGAGTTTTGGAAGGTTTTAGTCTTCTAGAAGCTTTAAATGCAAGGGAGTGGAGTACTTGTAATGTTTGGAAAgaattttaatgaaattttaGAAATATAGTAAATAAGAAACAATGCAAGGCATTATCACATAATAGCTACAAATTTTAGGAGTGGATGAAGTACTTGGAACTGATGGAATTAGctttaactaaaagaaaattcTCCTAATTTAATAGAAGGTCTTATAGTTGAATTGACTGAATTTTTATTGATGTGAAATGACAGTAATTTATTAAAAGTTTGAAATTgcaacatataaaaaaaaattaataaaaaagtagGATTGAGAAGTTGATACAAGAGGTTTGATAGTTGAATGACAGATGAAAAGAGCTAAGAGTGATCAAATGGAGATACGTTTGAATTGAGGTGTCTACCATGATCTTGAATATAAGAGTGGCCAATAGGAGTATTATTATGTATTACGTATGTAAAGTTTCTATTCTAATAATAGGTAGTATTATTATACTATTTGGAATAAATAATcattttgatctttaaaaaattaCGATTTTGATAAAATAGACTTCAAAAGATgatttttgataaaataatgctccaaaaatatattctatttgacaaaataactaaaaatttattaaatatttaatttatagaaaaatctttaatttatttataaaattattaatttaatttgtattctTTTGTCTGTATCTTTATTTTCAGTTCTATCTTTAATATCAACACTATCAACAatctcattttttaaaattattactaCTAAAATGAATTATAACATCATCGTCATCACaataatataaacaaaaaagaGGTGAAAgaaaaaattctaataaaatttgTGATTTTCATTtgagaaaaagagaagagagataaaagaagaaaaagatagcGGAGCAAAAGAGATACTACTATTAAGATTTTAGTTTTTCATGTGtttgaaattatttataatattaaacattaaattagtaattttataaaaaaggttaataattatttgtataaattaaTTGTTGACTAAATACTTATTcgattatttattttattatttaagtaGGCTAATCTATTATAAAAAAGGCTTTgtaattttaccttttttttgtttagaATTTTGTACGGAGGTTTGGGTTTTAGACGGGTCGGAGATGTCTCCTGGATACGGTGGGAATCAACCTTGGTATGAGTCCGTGGAGCGAGGTATTGGTATTGCCGACTTCCCGAGATCTTCGTGATGCGAGGGGGGTGCCACCTACAAGGACACTTCGACGCTCAAGTTAGAAACTGTGCAGGCGGTTAGAGAGTAAGGAATGTggtgacgtaccttgggggaggGGTAGGACCCTCTCCTTATATACTCTGTTTGTAGGGCGGGCCCCACGGGAGGAGGCCTCCTTCTTGGAAGCTTTGCTCCCCACAGTTGTCATGCAGCTGGTAGTGGGAGTGCGTGTCCGGGTCACAGACCGGACAGGTTATGCGTGCTAACCCGACCGCTCAAATCGGGTTGCCTGTGGGTCGGGTCGGTCATCGTGCCCAACTAGGCTGGGCCGTAACAAATTTCAATAAGGCTGGGTTTAGTaaaatttttccttttttaaaattatagcATATGTATctagtaaattaaattaaaaatgactTTTAATAAGTACAAGCAACAATAAgtgtgtttgataaaataatttttaaaatttaaagatagaataaagtatcatttttgtctTTAACATTTGGAGTAAGTCTCAAAGTTGTTCCTAACATTTAAATCATtttatttaagtccctaacgtttcaaaattgactcgaTGTTGTCCTGCCATTAGGGATttgttaacagaattgacgtcgggacaaaattgagatgATTTTAAAACATTAGGAACTTAAATAGGATAAAAACGTTGGGAATAAAAATggtacatagaaataaattttaattttatccttcaataatatcaattttttacggtacatagttattcaattattttttaatcacatataAGTAAATTATACTTAATCACATTGCTTTtgttctaaataaatttatttttttataaatttactcttaaaaatttttagtcatcataaaatatttgtagaatgactagtatataaacttgtgaaaaaaaattatacatatacaataaagtaatgtgattctagtcattctacaaatatttcatgatgagtagaaatctttaagagtaaaattattaaaaaaaatttatttagaattaaagtaatgtgattaagtgtaatttacttatatgtgattaaaaattaattgaataacTATGTACCGTAAATGATTGATATTagtgaaggataaaattaaaatttatttctatgtattatttttgtcccGCTGTCAATTCCGTTAACAGATCTTTAATTAACttcaggacaacattgagtcaattttgaaacgttagggacttaaataggacgatttaaatgttagggacaactttggaacttaccccaaacgttggggacaaaaacgatactttactctttaaaaatattataacaGACATTAGGTGCttttaaaataacttaattttaaaattaaaaatattgtaataacttttaaaatttagatattaattaatatatgaggttatattagactttttaattttgataagtaTAAGTCAACTTTAAAAAAGTTCTCTCTTAAGTACTTTCAAAAGTACCCCTAACTTTTAAAAGCTGTAAATATTAAGAGTAGTATTGTAAAATAGGCTCAAGATGAGCTCGTATTTAGGTGTTGGTTACCGAGTCTTTGGTTTTTCTTCTTAGCTTATATAAGTCTGAGAACACTTGTGTAAATGGTGCATTCTGTTCTAATAATCAATTTACATGGCACTGGATTCGATGGTTCCAGAACGTTTGGACCATTAAATGATCCTATaacaaaacatgttttttaaattttttaataactgcTAAATAGtccttatttaattttaattataaattaatcctttatatattatttaattataaaatctattattattttatcattcatctatcatttttattaataataaaaaactaaaacaataacaaattagatcttccattaatcgtaataaatattttgtaatCTTACTCGATCATAATTTTATCATTGATCCGTTGTATACATATTGGATTGGGAAAATCGTGTTTGTTaaaaattcaatcgattggaattgatacacaatcgattgaattttgcACAGCATGTgggatttttttattcaatcgattgaaatcATCAAAGCAATTTGAGAAATACATAGATACACCGGAATAAACCATATTTAATAagaatttttttcattataaattaaaaaaacccATTATTGTACTCCTATAACTCTGGAGACGATGATAATGGTTGCCATTGTTTATTGTGAAACTTAATAATTTGAGTTAGtcatttttttagaatttgaagTGAAATTCGCCTTGTTctgcataaaaaaatttgtatttgagaaattaaagttgaaaaattaggttttgaaaaataataattttttattttattttagaaaaaaatctattactaaaagataaaaaaatattttttcattacacAATCAATTTCACGAATAAAGAATCAAAACAAAGAATTGCAAAATTGGAGATTATATTCACTAATCTCGATTTTGTAATCAAAACAATAGATTGTTTTCTAAACACtacagtaaaaaattgattGGATCTCTATTGGCAACTGTGATTATCAATTAATGATGAACAAATATTAGATATTAAAGAGATGGataaacaatgaaaaaaattttgatattaagtAGATGGATAAACaatgaacaaaaataatgaaaaattgatAATCAATCAGATTGATAAACGATTCTAATTGTAGAATTGATTAATTGTTGATAGATTATTCACCAATTTATAATCTTaatattaaagaaaagataagattagagtatctaaatcaaaataaaaacttaaaaattgaagatagaattttaaagataagatagatgaataataaaataataatttataatcaCGAGCAGAAAAATTTAGAGAAGCGTAACATATAACGCATTacacaattcaatcgattgggtaacaCAACTAATCGATTGAATTGTGAAAATCTATATCGCTTTGAAGACTTAAATCGATTGTTCATATtgaccaatcgattgaataaGAAAAACCCCACATGCCTTGCAAAATTCAATCAATTGAAGTTTGGAAAACCTGAATTTCAATCGATTGATTTGTGcatccaatcgattgaatttctaACAGACAcgatttttccaatctaatacgTATGTAATGGATCAATGATAAAATTTTGATCGATTAAGattgtaaaatatttattacgATTAATAGAAGTTctaatttgttattgttttaattttttattattaataaacatgatagatgattgataaaaaaataatttataaaataaaaaatagattttataattaaataatatataaagggttaatttataattaaaattaaataaggaCTATTTAacagttattaaaaaatttaaaaattatgttttgtTATGGGACCATTTAATGGTCCAAACGTTCTGGGACCATCGAATCTTTTGCCAATTTACATATTTACATTTTTGTTATTTCTTTGTTTTACTTGCTGTGAAAAGCTTTCTTCTCAGAAAATCCTTTATGGTATCAAGAGCCTAAAGGTTCGAAAGATCCATGGCTCTTACGAACGATTCTCCTCCCACACCGTCCAATACCCACTCTCTGTCACCAATCCAATCACTAATAATAATGGTACACCAGTCATCTATTAACAAAGATCATTTAATCCCATTTCTGATAAGCCATGTGAAACTAATTTCAAAACCCGGCAGCAACAGGCCTTCAATGCGATTCAATGGCAAGGTTACGAAGATCATCTCATCAAAGAATGAATTCCTCCACAATTTTCATCCATTGCTGATCAAGAAGCAGGATGATTGTCATTTGATTTCTTAGATGCTTGCATCAATGGATGCTAAGATTATTGTCATTTGATTTCTTGGATGCTTACATCAATGGATGCTACTTTCAAGAACAAAATGGTGAGTCACAAACTCAGTATGAAATGTGGCAGAAAATTAAAGACTATTTTGCACAATCAACTAGGTATAAGATCAAGCAACTCAAAGCACAATTGAAACTAATAAAGAAATAAGATATATCAGCCAGTTAATACATCTTCAAGATTAAGAATGTTGTGGATTGTCTTGCAGCTCTAGGTAAACTCCTCTCTACGCAAAAACATGTGGAAGCTTTAATGGAAGGGTTGAATGAAGATTATCAATATCTTCTTATTATTATCAATGCTAAACCAGAAATTTACAGTGTGGTTGAAGTAGAGAACTTAATCATGTCTCATGATGACACAATCGAAAGATTCAAGAGAAATGATTTTGGAATGCTTCAAGAAAACATCACTCAGAGCTCCTTTCTAACTTTTCAAAACTCATCTCGAGGTAATGACTTCAGGAGAGGCAGAGGGGGTAAATTCGATAGAGGAAGAAGATCATTTTCTGCGAATAATAGACCTCAGTGCCAGGTTTGTAGCTGCTTTGGATACGTAGCATGGCATTGTTTCAATCGATTCAACCAAGACATACCTTTCCATCTTAGAATCAAGCACAGCAGCCTAGGAATTCATTCTATGACCGAAACATCTTAACATCATCCAACTCCTCATAAGGTGCATCATCTTTCCATCATCCTACTGCCTTTCTTGCAGCACCAACTTCTGTTTTAGACCCTGCTTGGTACCCAAATACTAGGACCTCACACCATGTTACTCCAAATCAATCAAATTTGATGACATGCTCAGAATATACCGGACCTGAACATGTTCAAGTAGGTAATGGTGCAGGTATTTCTATTTCTCACATTGGCAACTCTTTCTTATATTCTTTAGACTCTTAAACGATTCTTTACATTACAACAATTGATACATACGCCTCATATCACTTAGAATTTAATTACTGTTTCAAAATTTGCTCAAGACAATTATGTATACTTTGAATTTTATGCTAATTTCTACCTTGTCAAATATCATTTTACACAAAAAGTTCTCTTACAAGGTATACGTGGAGGAGGGATATATCAATTTACACATGTTGCTGTGCCTCCCCCTTCTCATTCAACAAATTCTCCTATTGTCTTTACTATATCATGTttagttttagatttttgaCATAAATGCCTAGGACATTCATCTTTAAAATCTATTAAACTTGTACTATCTCAATGTAATATTTAGACACCAAATAAGAATGTTAATTCAGGTACCCATGTTTGTGATAATTGTGCACAAGCAAAAATGCACATGTTACCTTTTCAAGAATCTAATACTTTATATTCTGTACCTCTTGATCTTGTATTTTCTGATGTGGGGGACCTGCACCATATGTTTCTCATCTTGGATTTAAGTATTATGTGACATTCATTGATGCCTATTCGAGATATACCTTTACATTATTACTTGTTCACAAGTCTTAGgtttttaaagcttttcaaCAATACAAACTGTACATATAAAAATTGACTAATTACAAGATAGACAATGGAGAAGAATATACCTTAATGCCTTTTCTCAATTTTTAGCATCTGAAGGTATTCTTCATTGATTTTCTTGTCCCTATGTTCATGAACAAAATGGAACTGCAGAAAAAAATCATAGGCATCTCATAGAAATGAGTCTTGCTATGCTCTCTACTGCATCAATGCCTCTAGTGTATTGGGATGAAACTGTCCTCACTTCAACATATTTAATTAATCGAATCCCAACTTAAGTTCTATCTAATTTATCTCCATATGAAAAATTATTTGGCAAGAAATCAGATTACACTCTCTTTAGAATATTTGGACTGAAAAGAAGATTTTTGAATATTATTCCTAAATTGTTTCACTTAGAGAGTGATTACATACAGAATATAAAGATTATTTACAACCTAATtaaggaaagaaaataacagGTAATAAAAGCTATTCAAAACAAATCTGCACCAAATCTGTCCTAATATAAACAAATCTGTactaattataaaataattacaataCTCCCCCTCAAGCTGGTGAATGTATATCTATCATTCCCAACTTGCAAGTAAGGTCTTTTAAGTGCTCTGTGGGAAGTCCCTTAGTGAACATATCTACCAATTGGAGTCTTGAAGGAATGTACTTGGTGGCTATAAGACCATTGTCCAATTTCTCCTTAATGAAATGTCAGTCTACTTCTACATACTTCGTTCGGTCATGTTGAACTGGATTGTGTGGAATACTAATGGCAGACTTATTATCACAAACCAGTTCCATAGGGGCTTCATACTTTACTTTGAGGTCATCGAGTATGATCTTCATCCATAATAATTCGCAAATCCCTTGGGCCATGGCTCTAAATTCTGCCTCTGCACTTGATCTTGTAACTACATTTTGCTTCTTGCTCCTCCATATCACCAAGTTTCCACCCAAGAACTTGCAATATCCTGAGGTGGATCTCCTATCAATAATTGATCCTGCGTAGTCAGCATCATTATATACTTTCATGGATAAAATCATTTCCTTTTTGAATAGCAATCCTTTTCCTAGAGAGGCTTGCAAGTACTGAATAATCCTATTTACAGCCTGCAAATGTCTCTCTCTTGGATCATGCATAAATTGACTAAACACACTAAATGTATAGGCTATGTTAGGCCTGGTGTGTGATAAGTAGATGAGTTTTCCCACAAGCCTTTGGTATTGTGTCTTCTCCACCTTTGAGCTTTCTTCATCATTTTTAGTTCTATGATTTTGCTCTATGGGCACTCCAGTAATCTTACAACCCAACTTACCAATCTCTTTGAGGAGATCTAGGATATATTTTCTTTGGGAAATAAAGATGCCTTGTCTAGAGTAAGCAACCTCTATCCCAAGGAAGTACTTTAGCTTGCCAAGATCCTTCATCTCAAACTGAGTGGCTAACTTTTTTTTCAAAGTCTATTTTTCTAACTCATCATCACCTGCAATAATCATATCATCTACAAAGACCAAGATTAGAGTGAGTTTTCCTTCCTGTGAATGTTTGATAAATAGAGTATGATCACCTTAGCTTTGTCCATACCCTAAAGATATCATAGCTTGAGTAAATCTTCTAAACCAGGCACGAGGTGACTATTTAAGATCATATAAAGCTTTTTTTGGTCTGCACATCTTATTTCCTTCACTAGTGATACCATATCCTAGTGGAATCTCCATGTACACTTCTTCTTCCAAACTTCCATGCAAGAAGACATT is a window from the Arachis stenosperma cultivar V10309 chromosome 3, arast.V10309.gnm1.PFL2, whole genome shotgun sequence genome containing:
- the LOC130966545 gene encoding secreted RxLR effector protein 161-like, with translation MKDLGKLKYFLGIEVAYSRQGIFISQRKYILDLLKEIGKLGCKITGVPIEQNHRTKNDEESSKVEKTQYQRLVGKLIYLSHTRPNIAYTFSVFSQFMHDPRERHLQAVNRIIQYLQASLGKGLLFKKEMILSMKVYNDADYAGSIIDRRSTSGYCKFLGGNLVIWRSKKQNVVTRSSAEAEFRAMAQGICELLWMKIILDDLKVKYEAPMELVCDNKSAISIPHNPVQHDRTKYVEVD